The Pseudodesulfovibrio sp. zrk46 genome contains a region encoding:
- a CDS encoding 4Fe-4S binding protein, translated as MKALRAARMERCIGCHSCSLACSRQVHKFLSWNKAGIRIASAGGLSTGFEAKLCLACHPAPCADVCPTGAMAQRKDGGVMQKKNLCIRCGKCAEACPVDAIFLDHQVNPYVCIHCGRCVDFCPHDCLEMVDLPKKEKEGGE; from the coding sequence ATGAAAGCGCTCAGGGCTGCAAGGATGGAGCGGTGTATCGGCTGCCATTCCTGCTCGCTGGCCTGTTCTCGTCAGGTTCATAAATTTCTCTCGTGGAACAAGGCGGGCATCCGCATCGCTTCGGCGGGCGGCCTGTCCACCGGCTTCGAGGCCAAGCTTTGTCTGGCCTGTCACCCTGCTCCGTGCGCTGACGTCTGCCCCACCGGGGCCATGGCCCAGCGCAAGGACGGCGGTGTCATGCAGAAGAAGAACCTCTGCATCCGCTGCGGCAAGTGTGCCGAGGCGTGCCCGGTTGACGCCATTTTCCTTGATCACCAGGTGAATCCCTACGTCTGCATCCACTGCGGTCGCTGTGTGGACTTCTGTCCGCACGACTGCCTTGAGATGGTGGACCTTCCCAAGAAGGAAAAGGAAGGAGGCGAATAA
- a CDS encoding iron ABC transporter permease: MSESLKVHTAGETLSPPRRRLFRLQSPGWFAGAALLALVASVPLLVIVGHLLIPQQDVWQHLAENVLATLVANTALLLLCIVPLTAVMGVGLGWLTGACDYPGRKFFAWALVLPFAVPPYVFAFVYLGLFDFSGPVQTALRAAFPSMGFIDIRNVVGVASILSLAFYPYVYLMARSAFMTQGRTAMEAARTLGMKPSRAFFKVALPMARPFIAAGLVLVCMESLADFGAVSIFNYDTFTNAIYKAWFGLFSLESAAQLSSVLAIFVLIALVMEQRMRARMRFTEAGRSSQAERLKLTGFGKWAAFAASLLVFMLAFAVPCIQLAFWAWEVVGPDAVRYVSYSVKTLSLGLTGAAATTLCAMVLAFAKRNDPGHVMTWTSRIATLGYALPGTVLAVGIFIPASWLDAALIHLVSGVTDGKVSPIIQGSLGLMIVAYVVRFMAAAFGSVDSAMQRITPSIGEAARTMGVSGLALLRRIYLPMLNKGLMAGAILVLVDVMKEMPITLMMRPFGWDTLAVKIFEYTSEGEWELAAIPAVVLILVGLVPVLLLTRQSEK, from the coding sequence ATGTCTGAATCCTTGAAAGTACACACCGCCGGGGAGACCCTGTCGCCTCCCCGGCGGCGTCTCTTTCGCCTCCAGTCCCCGGGCTGGTTTGCAGGGGCGGCGCTGCTCGCCTTGGTGGCATCTGTTCCGCTGCTGGTGATCGTAGGACATCTGCTGATCCCGCAGCAGGACGTCTGGCAGCACCTTGCGGAGAATGTTCTTGCCACACTGGTTGCCAACACCGCGCTCCTGCTCCTCTGCATTGTGCCCTTGACGGCTGTCATGGGCGTTGGCCTGGGATGGCTCACAGGAGCCTGTGACTATCCGGGGCGTAAATTTTTCGCGTGGGCGTTGGTGCTTCCTTTTGCCGTTCCGCCATACGTCTTCGCTTTCGTGTATCTCGGCCTGTTCGATTTTTCCGGGCCAGTGCAGACGGCACTCCGCGCAGCGTTTCCCTCCATGGGATTCATTGACATCCGCAACGTTGTGGGCGTGGCCTCCATCTTGTCTTTGGCATTCTATCCCTATGTCTACCTGATGGCTCGAAGCGCATTCATGACGCAAGGTCGCACCGCAATGGAAGCGGCGCGCACTTTGGGCATGAAGCCGTCCCGAGCGTTTTTCAAAGTTGCCTTGCCAATGGCCCGGCCTTTCATCGCTGCGGGGCTGGTGCTCGTCTGCATGGAATCCCTGGCCGACTTTGGTGCGGTGTCCATCTTCAACTACGACACGTTTACTAATGCCATTTACAAGGCATGGTTTGGGCTCTTCTCTCTGGAGAGTGCCGCCCAGCTTTCTTCGGTGCTGGCCATCTTCGTCCTGATTGCTCTGGTTATGGAGCAGCGTATGCGTGCCCGAATGCGATTCACGGAAGCAGGTCGTTCGAGCCAGGCTGAACGGCTCAAGCTCACAGGATTTGGCAAGTGGGCAGCTTTTGCAGCGTCCTTACTGGTGTTCATGTTGGCTTTTGCCGTCCCGTGCATTCAACTGGCTTTCTGGGCGTGGGAGGTCGTTGGGCCCGATGCCGTCAGGTATGTGTCTTACAGCGTGAAGACACTTTCTCTCGGCTTGACGGGGGCCGCTGCCACCACCTTGTGCGCGATGGTTCTGGCTTTTGCGAAACGGAACGACCCTGGCCATGTCATGACCTGGACATCCCGGATTGCAACGCTTGGATACGCGCTCCCCGGTACTGTCTTGGCTGTGGGCATATTCATCCCAGCCTCTTGGTTGGACGCTGCCCTGATCCATCTTGTCAGTGGCGTCACAGACGGGAAGGTCTCTCCCATCATTCAAGGGTCACTGGGGTTGATGATTGTGGCTTATGTCGTCCGATTTATGGCGGCCGCATTTGGCTCCGTAGACAGCGCGATGCAGCGTATCACTCCTTCCATCGGGGAAGCGGCTCGAACAATGGGCGTAAGCGGGTTGGCCTTGCTGCGGCGCATCTATCTACCCATGCTCAACAAAGGGCTCATGGCCGGTGCCATCCTCGTGTTGGTGGATGTCATGAAGGAAATGCCCATTACGTTGATGATGCGGCCATTTGGCTGGGACACCCTTGCCGTGAAAATTTTCGAATACACCTCTGAGGGCGAGTGGGAGCTTGCGGCCATTCCCGCCGTGGTTCTCATCCTCGTGGGCCTTGTGCCGGTGCTGTTGCTCACCCGGCAGTCGGAGAAATAG
- a CDS encoding aldehyde ferredoxin oxidoreductase C-terminal domain-containing protein: MIRDFFRVMMVNLTTGKTNIIERPGRSEYLGGTGLAARLYEEFGLMDEDWDHPDQPVIFAIGPLTGYFPLMSKTCCAFRSPYHNQYTESYAGGKSALSLRFADLDALVVVGKAPRLTALCVGSRRVETRDVEYMRGFDAIHTGRVLRKIFPGSGRRSIMRIGPAGENLSSYACINVDTFRHFGRMGGGTAMGVKNLKAICILGDRGFELPQTKEYPKLYKHIFEQLTTTEMMSKYHGLGTAVNINPLNELKSLPWKNLQQTTSPEASNISGETFADHTLLRNAACAGCPVGCIHVGFVREQFQANNQYLYRQVGYDYEPIFSCGGMLEITDAAQVLRVLDVIEKEGLDCMSAGVALAWATEAFEKGVISEKETQVTLKWGDAETYMEAVELLSRPPNDFYRLLAQGALKCAEHYGGEDYACVLGQEMAGYATGEVFFVSEGLGFRHSHLDSGGYAYDQKHEDKDVKKALDFLVEDGRGRIVLNCMVGCLFSRGVYKDDLLAEAMESVGYGGLNGKMDEIGERVQKLRWRLRIGMGYNPLAVKIPKRYTEITTWKGPIDTEYLEALRTGYAARIMEMGAPLEDEE, from the coding sequence ATGATTAGAGACTTCTTCCGCGTCATGATGGTCAATCTGACCACGGGCAAGACCAATATCATCGAGCGGCCCGGCCGCAGCGAATACCTCGGCGGCACCGGCCTGGCCGCGCGCCTGTACGAGGAGTTCGGACTCATGGACGAGGACTGGGATCACCCGGACCAGCCCGTGATCTTCGCCATTGGCCCGCTCACCGGCTATTTCCCGCTCATGTCCAAGACATGCTGCGCCTTCCGCTCGCCCTATCACAATCAGTACACCGAGAGTTACGCTGGTGGTAAATCCGCCCTGTCCCTCCGGTTCGCCGATCTGGACGCGCTGGTGGTTGTCGGTAAGGCCCCGCGCCTCACCGCCCTGTGCGTGGGCTCTCGCCGTGTGGAAACGCGCGACGTGGAGTACATGCGTGGCTTCGACGCCATCCACACCGGACGCGTGCTGCGCAAGATCTTCCCGGGCTCGGGCAGACGCTCCATCATGCGGATCGGCCCGGCTGGCGAGAATCTGTCCTCCTACGCCTGCATCAACGTCGACACCTTCCGCCACTTCGGGCGCATGGGCGGCGGCACGGCCATGGGCGTCAAGAACCTCAAGGCCATCTGCATCCTCGGCGACCGCGGCTTCGAGCTGCCCCAGACCAAGGAATATCCGAAGCTCTACAAGCATATCTTCGAGCAGCTCACCACCACCGAGATGATGTCCAAGTACCATGGTCTCGGCACGGCCGTGAACATCAACCCGCTCAACGAGCTCAAGTCCCTGCCGTGGAAGAACCTGCAGCAGACCACCAGTCCTGAGGCGAGCAATATCTCCGGTGAGACGTTTGCCGACCATACGTTGTTGAGAAACGCCGCCTGCGCGGGCTGTCCGGTGGGTTGTATCCACGTCGGCTTCGTGCGCGAGCAGTTCCAGGCCAACAACCAGTATCTCTACCGTCAGGTGGGCTACGATTACGAGCCCATCTTCTCCTGCGGCGGCATGTTGGAGATCACGGACGCCGCGCAGGTGCTCCGTGTCCTCGACGTCATCGAAAAGGAAGGTCTCGACTGCATGTCCGCCGGTGTCGCGCTGGCTTGGGCCACCGAGGCCTTTGAGAAGGGCGTCATCAGCGAGAAGGAGACGCAGGTCACTCTCAAGTGGGGCGACGCCGAGACCTACATGGAGGCCGTGGAGCTCCTGAGCCGTCCGCCGAACGACTTCTATCGTCTGCTGGCGCAGGGCGCCCTCAAGTGCGCCGAGCACTATGGCGGCGAAGATTACGCCTGCGTACTGGGTCAGGAGATGGCCGGTTATGCCACGGGCGAAGTCTTCTTCGTGTCCGAGGGACTTGGCTTCCGCCACTCCCATCTGGATTCCGGCGGCTACGCCTACGACCAGAAGCACGAGGACAAGGACGTGAAAAAGGCGCTCGACTTCCTCGTGGAAGACGGTCGCGGCCGCATCGTCCTCAACTGCATGGTGGGTTGTCTGTTCTCCCGCGGCGTCTACAAGGACGACCTCCTTGCCGAGGCCATGGAGTCCGTGGGCTACGGTGGTCTCAACGGCAAGATGGACGAGATCGGCGAGCGCGTGCAGAAGCTGCGTTGGCGTCTCCGCATCGGCATGGGCTACAATCCCTTGGCCGTGAAGATTCCCAAGCGTTACACCGAGATCACCACCTGGAAGGGCCCCATCGATACCGAGTATCTCGAGGCGCTGCGTACCGGTTACGCCGCTCGGATCATGGAAATGGGCGCTCCTTTGGAGGATGAAGAGTAA
- a CDS encoding ABC transporter ATP-binding protein: MRKNLLEVRNIHKFYDDFHVVKNVTFSLEEGEIGCLLGPSGCGKTTLLRTIAGFEDIASGSIAIDGQMVAGPTYVAPENRNIGMVFQDYALFPHLTVADNVAFGLEGVSKQAKQQRVDELLETVGLAGEQSKYPHELSGGQQQRVALARALAPEPKLLLMDEPFSNLDVALRESLSAEIRDILKARSITALMVTHNQNEAFAMADKVGVLSCGEMQQWDAPHAVYHFPANTVVAGFVGEGTFIKGTVQEEGVVETALGTLRGVISVPCETGCEVSVLIRPEDVVHDDDSEHEAIISEKTFRGPTILYTLQLANGEQVQALVPSHHQHAIGQRIGIYQDVEDLVVFPAGSDFTAADKCVVS, from the coding sequence ATGCGTAAAAATCTGCTCGAAGTCCGGAATATCCATAAATTCTATGACGATTTTCATGTCGTAAAGAATGTCACCTTTTCCCTTGAGGAAGGGGAGATCGGCTGCCTACTCGGCCCCAGCGGCTGCGGCAAGACCACGTTGTTGCGAACCATCGCTGGATTTGAAGACATCGCGAGCGGTTCCATCGCCATTGACGGTCAAATGGTTGCCGGACCCACCTACGTCGCCCCGGAGAACCGCAATATCGGCATGGTGTTTCAGGACTATGCCCTCTTTCCCCATCTGACAGTGGCCGACAATGTCGCCTTTGGTCTGGAGGGTGTTTCAAAGCAGGCAAAGCAACAACGTGTGGATGAGCTTCTCGAGACCGTGGGCCTTGCCGGAGAGCAGAGCAAATACCCCCATGAGCTGTCGGGCGGGCAACAACAGCGGGTTGCTCTGGCTCGGGCCTTGGCTCCCGAACCCAAATTGCTTCTCATGGACGAGCCGTTTTCCAATTTGGATGTGGCTCTTCGTGAATCCCTCTCGGCCGAGATTCGAGACATCCTCAAAGCGCGGTCCATCACGGCGCTCATGGTGACGCATAATCAGAACGAGGCATTTGCCATGGCCGATAAGGTCGGAGTGCTGTCTTGCGGAGAGATGCAACAGTGGGATGCCCCGCATGCTGTCTATCACTTTCCTGCAAATACGGTTGTTGCCGGGTTTGTTGGGGAAGGGACGTTTATCAAAGGAACTGTGCAGGAAGAGGGCGTGGTGGAAACCGCTCTGGGCACTTTGAGAGGCGTGATTTCGGTTCCATGCGAAACAGGTTGTGAGGTCAGCGTCCTGATCCGTCCAGAAGATGTGGTGCATGACGATGACAGTGAACATGAGGCAATCATTTCGGAAAAGACGTTCCGAGGCCCGACCATTCTCTACACGCTCCAGTTGGCCAACGGCGAACAGGTGCAGGCCTTGGTCCCGAGCCATCATCAACACGCCATCGGACAGCGAATCGGGATATATCAGGATGTCGAAGACCTGGTTGTATTCCCTGCCGGAAGTGATTTCACCGCTGCGGACAAATGTGTTGTGTCGTGA
- a CDS encoding extracellular solute-binding protein: protein MKKLITLSLTALLVAAWTVSAFASEVVVYSARKEHLIKPLFEAYTAKTGVEVKYITGKAGALLERIKAEGANTPADLFITVDAGNLWHAAEEGVLQPLDSAVLTENIPTHLRDPQNRWVGLSVRARTIVYNKDKVNPSELSTYEALGSDEWKGRLLLRTSKKVYNQSLVASMIAEKGEAETEKIVKSWVANMPVAPFSSDTKALEAVVAGVGDVAVVNTYYFGRLLKKNPDLPLAIFWPNQQTTGVHMNVSGAGVTKHAKNQAEAVKLLEWLSSAEAQGKFASLNMEFPANESVKADPVVAAWGEFKGNPMNVAKYGEYQAAAIKLMDRAGYK from the coding sequence GTGAAAAAACTGATTACCCTTTCTTTGACCGCCCTGCTGGTCGCGGCCTGGACCGTCTCTGCTTTTGCCAGTGAAGTAGTTGTCTACTCTGCACGCAAAGAACATCTCATCAAGCCGCTGTTCGAAGCCTACACCGCCAAGACCGGCGTTGAGGTCAAGTACATCACCGGAAAGGCCGGCGCACTGTTGGAACGCATCAAGGCCGAAGGCGCAAATACTCCTGCAGACCTCTTCATCACCGTTGATGCGGGTAATCTCTGGCATGCTGCCGAGGAAGGCGTCCTGCAGCCTCTGGATTCCGCAGTGCTGACCGAGAACATCCCTACGCATCTCCGTGACCCGCAGAATCGTTGGGTCGGCCTGTCTGTCCGTGCACGCACCATCGTGTACAACAAGGACAAGGTTAATCCGTCCGAGCTTTCCACCTATGAAGCGCTGGGTTCTGACGAATGGAAAGGCCGTCTGCTGCTCCGTACTTCCAAGAAAGTTTACAACCAGTCTCTGGTCGCTTCCATGATCGCTGAAAAGGGCGAGGCCGAGACCGAAAAGATCGTCAAGTCCTGGGTTGCCAACATGCCTGTGGCGCCTTTCTCAAGTGACACCAAGGCTCTGGAAGCCGTTGTTGCCGGTGTCGGCGATGTGGCTGTGGTCAACACCTACTATTTTGGCCGTCTGCTCAAGAAGAACCCCGACCTGCCGCTGGCTATCTTCTGGCCGAATCAGCAGACCACCGGCGTTCACATGAATGTTTCCGGCGCAGGCGTCACCAAACATGCCAAGAATCAGGCTGAAGCCGTGAAGCTGCTCGAGTGGCTCTCTTCTGCCGAAGCGCAGGGCAAGTTCGCTTCCCTTAACATGGAATTCCCCGCCAACGAATCCGTCAAGGCTGACCCTGTTGTCGCAGCCTGGGGCGAGTTCAAGGGCAACCCCATGAATGTCGCCAAGTATGGCGAGTATCAGGCCGCAGCCATCAAGCTGATGGACCGCGCAGGGTACAAATAG
- a CDS encoding manganese efflux pump MntP family protein: MGSIELVTIAIALAMDAFAVAIATGVALKTVSPRQTFRLAWHFGLFQALMPIIGWYLGSTVRAYIEAYDHWIAFVLLGYIGFNMIKEAFEDDDEAKGDPTKGMTLVVLSVATSIDALAVGLSLSMLGLSVWWPALIIGIVAVLFTAVGLHIGKTAGQAKSISKYAELLGGVVLFIIGVKILWEHGALTPILNL; encoded by the coding sequence ATGGGAAGCATTGAACTCGTTACCATTGCCATCGCACTTGCCATGGATGCCTTTGCCGTTGCCATTGCAACGGGTGTTGCACTGAAAACCGTCAGCCCCCGGCAGACCTTTCGTCTGGCGTGGCACTTTGGGCTGTTTCAGGCCTTGATGCCCATTATCGGCTGGTATTTAGGGAGCACTGTACGTGCGTACATTGAGGCGTATGACCACTGGATCGCATTCGTGCTGCTTGGCTACATCGGCTTCAACATGATCAAAGAGGCATTCGAGGACGATGATGAGGCCAAAGGTGATCCCACTAAAGGGATGACCCTCGTCGTGCTCTCCGTTGCCACAAGTATCGATGCCTTGGCCGTGGGCCTCAGCTTGTCCATGCTGGGTCTGTCCGTCTGGTGGCCCGCCCTGATCATAGGCATCGTGGCTGTCCTGTTCACGGCAGTGGGCCTTCATATCGGCAAAACGGCTGGGCAGGCGAAAAGCATCAGCAAATACGCCGAACTCCTCGGGGGCGTTGTTCTCTTCATCATTGGAGTAAAGATTTTGTGGGAACATGGTGCGTTGACACCGATTCTCAACTTGTAG